From Columba livia isolate bColLiv1 breed racing homer chromosome 5, bColLiv1.pat.W.v2, whole genome shotgun sequence, one genomic window encodes:
- the PRR33 gene encoding proline-rich protein 33 — translation MQATTSHEDKRPSPPAAEARCSEPPPEQINTLLNDSKATDPTLEPPLLSAAEAEPPNQAPKPAPTAESIKAPLPKPSTSDAHVNKPTTHGSDTEISGSETAPELLKEDGNIPKPLTPSTPWNQAHLEIAAPAQTSSTGATSTDTKVEQVIQPQLTSRLPNTSPSLKPEPALSSAEAARPSRASAGGWHRLRKHLLVQPEGPSFPEPEPEKLGQEEQSKEKDSSQAIISQDHRPFKSRATRMWDAILYQMTVNKEKQQQAEERKSQKEGSFSLPRRLPILLHKPRFDARKLKELAAKPMSKITTVFEVSRFRPRAAEEHAKSFNRTASGWSVN, via the coding sequence ATGCAAGCAACCACCAGCCatgaagacaaaaggccatctcctccagcagctgaagCAAGATGCTCTGAACCACCTCCAGAGCAGATAAACACCCTGCTCAATGACAGCAAGGCCACAGATCCCACACTGGAgcctcctctcctttctgctgCCGAAGCAGAGCCTCCTAATCAAGCACCCAAGCCTGCTCCTACTGCAGAGTCTATCAAGGCCCCCTTACCCAAGCCCAGCACCTCTGATGCCCATGTCAACAAGCCCACAACCCATGGAAGTGACACAGAAATATCTGGGTCAGAGACAGCTCCTGAATTACTCAAGGAAGATGGCAACATCCCAAAACCATTGACACCCAGCACCCCCTGGAATCAAGCACACCTAGAGATAGCAGCTCCAGCACAAACTAGCAGTACAGGGGCCACCTCCACAGACACCAAGGTAGAACAAGTCATTCAACCTCAGTTGACCTCCCGTTTACCAAACACCAGCCCTTCCCTCAAACCTGAACCAGCACTATcatcagcagaagcagcaagacCTTCTAGAGCCAGTGCTGGTGGCTGGCATCGCCTCAGGAAGCACTTGTTGGTGCAGCCAGAAGGACCCAGCTTCCCAGAGCCTGAGCCGGAAAAGCTGGGACAGGAGGAACAGAGCAAGGAGAAGGACAGCTCTCAAGCAATCATCAGTCAAGACCACAGGCCATTTAAATCAAGGGCCACAAGGATGTGGGATGCTATTTTATACCAGATGACAGTCAacaaggagaagcagcagcaagcgGAAGAGAGGAAGTCACAGAAGGAAGGAAGCTTCTCTCTTCCCCGCCGCTTACCCATCCTTCTACATAAGCCACGCTTCGATGCCCGGAAACTGAAGGAACTGGCTGCCAAACCCATGTCAAAAATCACCACCGTGTTCGAGGTGAGCCGATTTAGACCCAGAGCAGCTGAAGAGCATGCCAAGAGCTTTAACAGAACAGCATCGGGGTGGTCAGTCAACTGA